One Paroedura picta isolate Pp20150507F chromosome 3, Ppicta_v3.0, whole genome shotgun sequence genomic window carries:
- the LOC143833984 gene encoding uncharacterized protein LOC143833984 isoform X2, whose protein sequence is MQRLQNNLARVTSSILCGEMEAAQELVSFEEVAVRFTVEEWALLDPDQRSLYKEVMLENYDNVTFLGVLKPDYLSYLEEGEDPFALDSEEEEEEEEAERPASDWDEEGYYKGLSGVSLETAMQEVEEAAFGAEVESKRKKAREKSVPRKISEIHGMSFQEEDPERKREEQSPSPEETFQCQFVANAHIKPETGEKAFKCLECGKNFGNNLSFKVHQKSHTAEKLSKRPSNSDRFLETAALVKHPPHHAGEKPNKPPECGKLCNNEGKPAKHQLMRPTKELCKVGKIGKRFGQEKRQACPEEKPFKCTECGKDFRYSWSLTSHRKIHSGERPYHCPDCSWTFSDKQTFIRHLRIHTGEKPYKCLDCKKTFRLSSQLSIHQRTHTGEKRFKCLECGKSLTSGASLISHQRIHTGEKPYKCLECGKSFRQSPGLASHQRIHTGEKRYKCPVCGKNFRWSTALTSHKRIHTGEKPYKCLECGKGFRYTSHLASHQNIHTGEKPYQCPECGKCFSQSSGLSSHRRLHNGEKPYPCSDCGKRFVSSWALAKHQKIHTEEKPHECFECGRTFRYSVSLQAHERTHTGEKPYKCLECGKSFRQTTHLSQHRRIHTGVKPYKCLECGKTFRVSSGLTSHRKTHTGEKPYQCLVCLKSFRHRGYLLVHRRVHTGETPYQCLECGKNFKQSRSLTYHKKVHLSQQSIESS, encoded by the exons atgcagag GCTGCAGAATAACCTTGCTAGAGTGACCTCTTCCATCCTTTGTGGGGAAATGGAAGCCGCCCAG GAACTggtttcctttgaggaggtggccgtgcGTTTCACAGTGGAGGAATGGGCGCTGCTGGATCCGGACCAGCGGTCTCTGTacaaggaagtcatgctggagaattaCGACAACGTGACCTTTCTGG GAGTGCTGAAGCCTGACTACCTCTCTTAcctagaagaaggggaagacccATTTGCCCTGgactcggaggaggaggaggaggaggaggaagcagagagaCCGGCAA GTGACTGGGATGAGGAGGGGTACTACAAGGGACTCTCTGGGGTGTCGTTGGAAACAGCCATGCAAGAGGTGGAGGAAGCGGCCTTTGGCGCTGAAGTGGAATCAAAGAGGAAGAAGGCGAGAGAGAAATCAGTTCCCAGAAAGATCAGCGAGATCCACGGAATGTCCTTCCAGGAGGAAGATCCGGAAAGAAAGCGAGAGGAGCAGAGCCCTTCGCCTGAGGAAACGTTCCAGTGTCAGTTCGTCGCGAACGCGCACATCAAACCTGAGACTGGGGAGAAAGCGTTCAAGTGCCTGGAGTGTGGCAAGAACTTTGGCAACAACCTCAGCTTCAAGGTGCATCAGAAATCCCACACGGCAGAGAAGCTCTCCAAACGGCCCAGCAATAGCGACAGGTTTTTGGAGACGGCAGCTCTTGTTAAGCACCCACCGCATCACGCCGGGGAGAAGCCGAATAAGCCACCCGAATGCGGGAAGCTCTGCAATAACGAGGGGAAGCCTGCCAAGCATCAACTCATGCGCCCAACCAAAGAACTGTGTAAAGTGGGGAAAATTGGGAAGCGTTTCGGTCAGGAGAAGCGCCAGGCATGCCCGGAGgaaaagccctttaaatgcacagAATGTGGGAAGGACTTCCGGTACAGCTGGTCACTGAcgtcgcacaggaaaatccactcaGGAGAGAGGCCCTACCATTGCCCCGACTGCAGCTGGACTTTCTCCGACAAACAGACCTTTATTCGGCACCTgaggatccacaccggggagaaaccctacaaatGCTTAGACTGCAAGAAGACCTTCCGGCTGAGTTCCCAACTCAGTatacatcagagaacccacacgggggaaaaACGATTCAAGTGCCTGGAGTGCGGGAAAAGTTTGACCAGCGGAGCGAGCCTCATCtcccatcagagaatccacaccggggagaaaccctacaaatgcctggagtgcgggaaaagcttcagACAGAGCCCTGGCCTTGCTtctcatcagagaatccacacaggggagaaaagaTACAAGTGCCCCGTGTGCGGGAAGAACTTCCGCTGGAGCACGGCTCTCACTTCCCACAAgagaatccacaccggggagaaaccatacAAGTGCTTGGAATGCGGGAAGGGCTTCCGCTACACCTCGCACCTGGCCTCCCATCAAAACattcacaccggggagaaaccctaTCAGTGCCCTGAGTGTGGGAAATGCTTCAGCCAAAGCTCGGGCCTCAGTTCACACCGAAGACTGCACAACGGGGAGAAACCCTACCCGTGCTCCGACTGCGGGAAGCGCTTCGTCTCGAGCTGGGCCTTAGCCAAACATCAGAAGATACACACCGAGGAGAAGCCGCACGAGTGCTTTGAGTGCGGGAGGACCTTCCGCTACAGCGTCAGCCTGCAGGCCCACGaaagaacccacacgggggagaagccctacaaatgcctggagtgcgggaagagcttcaggcaGACGACGCACCTGAGCCAGCACCGAAGGATCCACACGGGGGTTAAGCCGTACAAgtgcctggagtgcgggaagaCCTTCCGCGTGAGCTCGGGCCTCACGAGTCACCGGAAAACGCACACGGGCGAGAAACCTTATCAGTGCTTGGTGTGTCTTAAGAGCTTCCGCCACCGTGGGTATCTTCTCGTGCACCGGAGAGTCCACACCGGGGAGACCCCGTACCAGTGTCTCGAATGCGGAAAGAACTTCAAACAGAGCAGAAGCCTGACGTATCATAAAAAAGTTCACCTAAGCCAGCAATCCATAGAAAGCAGTTGA
- the LOC143833984 gene encoding uncharacterized protein LOC143833984 isoform X3 yields the protein MEAAQELVSFEEVAVRFTVEEWALLDPDQRSLYKEVMLENYDNVTFLGVLKPDYLSYLEEGEDPFALDSEEEEEEEEAERPATGDWDEEGYYKGLSGVSLETAMQEVEEAAFGAEVESKRKKAREKSVPRKISEIHGMSFQEEDPERKREEQSPSPEETFQCQFVANAHIKPETGEKAFKCLECGKNFGNNLSFKVHQKSHTAEKLSKRPSNSDRFLETAALVKHPPHHAGEKPNKPPECGKLCNNEGKPAKHQLMRPTKELCKVGKIGKRFGQEKRQACPEEKPFKCTECGKDFRYSWSLTSHRKIHSGERPYHCPDCSWTFSDKQTFIRHLRIHTGEKPYKCLDCKKTFRLSSQLSIHQRTHTGEKRFKCLECGKSLTSGASLISHQRIHTGEKPYKCLECGKSFRQSPGLASHQRIHTGEKRYKCPVCGKNFRWSTALTSHKRIHTGEKPYKCLECGKGFRYTSHLASHQNIHTGEKPYQCPECGKCFSQSSGLSSHRRLHNGEKPYPCSDCGKRFVSSWALAKHQKIHTEEKPHECFECGRTFRYSVSLQAHERTHTGEKPYKCLECGKSFRQTTHLSQHRRIHTGVKPYKCLECGKTFRVSSGLTSHRKTHTGEKPYQCLVCLKSFRHRGYLLVHRRVHTGETPYQCLECGKNFKQSRSLTYHKKVHLSQQSIESS from the exons ATGGAAGCCGCCCAG GAACTggtttcctttgaggaggtggccgtgcGTTTCACAGTGGAGGAATGGGCGCTGCTGGATCCGGACCAGCGGTCTCTGTacaaggaagtcatgctggagaattaCGACAACGTGACCTTTCTGG GAGTGCTGAAGCCTGACTACCTCTCTTAcctagaagaaggggaagacccATTTGCCCTGgactcggaggaggaggaggaggaggaggaagcagagagaCCGGCAA cAGGTGACTGGGATGAGGAGGGGTACTACAAGGGACTCTCTGGGGTGTCGTTGGAAACAGCCATGCAAGAGGTGGAGGAAGCGGCCTTTGGCGCTGAAGTGGAATCAAAGAGGAAGAAGGCGAGAGAGAAATCAGTTCCCAGAAAGATCAGCGAGATCCACGGAATGTCCTTCCAGGAGGAAGATCCGGAAAGAAAGCGAGAGGAGCAGAGCCCTTCGCCTGAGGAAACGTTCCAGTGTCAGTTCGTCGCGAACGCGCACATCAAACCTGAGACTGGGGAGAAAGCGTTCAAGTGCCTGGAGTGTGGCAAGAACTTTGGCAACAACCTCAGCTTCAAGGTGCATCAGAAATCCCACACGGCAGAGAAGCTCTCCAAACGGCCCAGCAATAGCGACAGGTTTTTGGAGACGGCAGCTCTTGTTAAGCACCCACCGCATCACGCCGGGGAGAAGCCGAATAAGCCACCCGAATGCGGGAAGCTCTGCAATAACGAGGGGAAGCCTGCCAAGCATCAACTCATGCGCCCAACCAAAGAACTGTGTAAAGTGGGGAAAATTGGGAAGCGTTTCGGTCAGGAGAAGCGCCAGGCATGCCCGGAGgaaaagccctttaaatgcacagAATGTGGGAAGGACTTCCGGTACAGCTGGTCACTGAcgtcgcacaggaaaatccactcaGGAGAGAGGCCCTACCATTGCCCCGACTGCAGCTGGACTTTCTCCGACAAACAGACCTTTATTCGGCACCTgaggatccacaccggggagaaaccctacaaatGCTTAGACTGCAAGAAGACCTTCCGGCTGAGTTCCCAACTCAGTatacatcagagaacccacacgggggaaaaACGATTCAAGTGCCTGGAGTGCGGGAAAAGTTTGACCAGCGGAGCGAGCCTCATCtcccatcagagaatccacaccggggagaaaccctacaaatgcctggagtgcgggaaaagcttcagACAGAGCCCTGGCCTTGCTtctcatcagagaatccacacaggggagaaaagaTACAAGTGCCCCGTGTGCGGGAAGAACTTCCGCTGGAGCACGGCTCTCACTTCCCACAAgagaatccacaccggggagaaaccatacAAGTGCTTGGAATGCGGGAAGGGCTTCCGCTACACCTCGCACCTGGCCTCCCATCAAAACattcacaccggggagaaaccctaTCAGTGCCCTGAGTGTGGGAAATGCTTCAGCCAAAGCTCGGGCCTCAGTTCACACCGAAGACTGCACAACGGGGAGAAACCCTACCCGTGCTCCGACTGCGGGAAGCGCTTCGTCTCGAGCTGGGCCTTAGCCAAACATCAGAAGATACACACCGAGGAGAAGCCGCACGAGTGCTTTGAGTGCGGGAGGACCTTCCGCTACAGCGTCAGCCTGCAGGCCCACGaaagaacccacacgggggagaagccctacaaatgcctggagtgcgggaagagcttcaggcaGACGACGCACCTGAGCCAGCACCGAAGGATCCACACGGGGGTTAAGCCGTACAAgtgcctggagtgcgggaagaCCTTCCGCGTGAGCTCGGGCCTCACGAGTCACCGGAAAACGCACACGGGCGAGAAACCTTATCAGTGCTTGGTGTGTCTTAAGAGCTTCCGCCACCGTGGGTATCTTCTCGTGCACCGGAGAGTCCACACCGGGGAGACCCCGTACCAGTGTCTCGAATGCGGAAAGAACTTCAAACAGAGCAGAAGCCTGACGTATCATAAAAAAGTTCACCTAAGCCAGCAATCCATAGAAAGCAGTTGA
- the LOC143833984 gene encoding uncharacterized protein LOC143833984 isoform X1 translates to MQRLQNNLARVTSSILCGEMEAAQELVSFEEVAVRFTVEEWALLDPDQRSLYKEVMLENYDNVTFLGVLKPDYLSYLEEGEDPFALDSEEEEEEEEAERPATGDWDEEGYYKGLSGVSLETAMQEVEEAAFGAEVESKRKKAREKSVPRKISEIHGMSFQEEDPERKREEQSPSPEETFQCQFVANAHIKPETGEKAFKCLECGKNFGNNLSFKVHQKSHTAEKLSKRPSNSDRFLETAALVKHPPHHAGEKPNKPPECGKLCNNEGKPAKHQLMRPTKELCKVGKIGKRFGQEKRQACPEEKPFKCTECGKDFRYSWSLTSHRKIHSGERPYHCPDCSWTFSDKQTFIRHLRIHTGEKPYKCLDCKKTFRLSSQLSIHQRTHTGEKRFKCLECGKSLTSGASLISHQRIHTGEKPYKCLECGKSFRQSPGLASHQRIHTGEKRYKCPVCGKNFRWSTALTSHKRIHTGEKPYKCLECGKGFRYTSHLASHQNIHTGEKPYQCPECGKCFSQSSGLSSHRRLHNGEKPYPCSDCGKRFVSSWALAKHQKIHTEEKPHECFECGRTFRYSVSLQAHERTHTGEKPYKCLECGKSFRQTTHLSQHRRIHTGVKPYKCLECGKTFRVSSGLTSHRKTHTGEKPYQCLVCLKSFRHRGYLLVHRRVHTGETPYQCLECGKNFKQSRSLTYHKKVHLSQQSIESS, encoded by the exons atgcagag GCTGCAGAATAACCTTGCTAGAGTGACCTCTTCCATCCTTTGTGGGGAAATGGAAGCCGCCCAG GAACTggtttcctttgaggaggtggccgtgcGTTTCACAGTGGAGGAATGGGCGCTGCTGGATCCGGACCAGCGGTCTCTGTacaaggaagtcatgctggagaattaCGACAACGTGACCTTTCTGG GAGTGCTGAAGCCTGACTACCTCTCTTAcctagaagaaggggaagacccATTTGCCCTGgactcggaggaggaggaggaggaggaggaagcagagagaCCGGCAA cAGGTGACTGGGATGAGGAGGGGTACTACAAGGGACTCTCTGGGGTGTCGTTGGAAACAGCCATGCAAGAGGTGGAGGAAGCGGCCTTTGGCGCTGAAGTGGAATCAAAGAGGAAGAAGGCGAGAGAGAAATCAGTTCCCAGAAAGATCAGCGAGATCCACGGAATGTCCTTCCAGGAGGAAGATCCGGAAAGAAAGCGAGAGGAGCAGAGCCCTTCGCCTGAGGAAACGTTCCAGTGTCAGTTCGTCGCGAACGCGCACATCAAACCTGAGACTGGGGAGAAAGCGTTCAAGTGCCTGGAGTGTGGCAAGAACTTTGGCAACAACCTCAGCTTCAAGGTGCATCAGAAATCCCACACGGCAGAGAAGCTCTCCAAACGGCCCAGCAATAGCGACAGGTTTTTGGAGACGGCAGCTCTTGTTAAGCACCCACCGCATCACGCCGGGGAGAAGCCGAATAAGCCACCCGAATGCGGGAAGCTCTGCAATAACGAGGGGAAGCCTGCCAAGCATCAACTCATGCGCCCAACCAAAGAACTGTGTAAAGTGGGGAAAATTGGGAAGCGTTTCGGTCAGGAGAAGCGCCAGGCATGCCCGGAGgaaaagccctttaaatgcacagAATGTGGGAAGGACTTCCGGTACAGCTGGTCACTGAcgtcgcacaggaaaatccactcaGGAGAGAGGCCCTACCATTGCCCCGACTGCAGCTGGACTTTCTCCGACAAACAGACCTTTATTCGGCACCTgaggatccacaccggggagaaaccctacaaatGCTTAGACTGCAAGAAGACCTTCCGGCTGAGTTCCCAACTCAGTatacatcagagaacccacacgggggaaaaACGATTCAAGTGCCTGGAGTGCGGGAAAAGTTTGACCAGCGGAGCGAGCCTCATCtcccatcagagaatccacaccggggagaaaccctacaaatgcctggagtgcgggaaaagcttcagACAGAGCCCTGGCCTTGCTtctcatcagagaatccacacaggggagaaaagaTACAAGTGCCCCGTGTGCGGGAAGAACTTCCGCTGGAGCACGGCTCTCACTTCCCACAAgagaatccacaccggggagaaaccatacAAGTGCTTGGAATGCGGGAAGGGCTTCCGCTACACCTCGCACCTGGCCTCCCATCAAAACattcacaccggggagaaaccctaTCAGTGCCCTGAGTGTGGGAAATGCTTCAGCCAAAGCTCGGGCCTCAGTTCACACCGAAGACTGCACAACGGGGAGAAACCCTACCCGTGCTCCGACTGCGGGAAGCGCTTCGTCTCGAGCTGGGCCTTAGCCAAACATCAGAAGATACACACCGAGGAGAAGCCGCACGAGTGCTTTGAGTGCGGGAGGACCTTCCGCTACAGCGTCAGCCTGCAGGCCCACGaaagaacccacacgggggagaagccctacaaatgcctggagtgcgggaagagcttcaggcaGACGACGCACCTGAGCCAGCACCGAAGGATCCACACGGGGGTTAAGCCGTACAAgtgcctggagtgcgggaagaCCTTCCGCGTGAGCTCGGGCCTCACGAGTCACCGGAAAACGCACACGGGCGAGAAACCTTATCAGTGCTTGGTGTGTCTTAAGAGCTTCCGCCACCGTGGGTATCTTCTCGTGCACCGGAGAGTCCACACCGGGGAGACCCCGTACCAGTGTCTCGAATGCGGAAAGAACTTCAAACAGAGCAGAAGCCTGACGTATCATAAAAAAGTTCACCTAAGCCAGCAATCCATAGAAAGCAGTTGA